In Nakamurella antarctica, the following are encoded in one genomic region:
- the hflX gene encoding GTPase HflX has translation MPARDPSQSRFDEGTQGDKDLSDRAARRRIQSLSTELEDITEVEYRKIQLERVVLVGVWAGGTTAEAEASMAELARLAETAGSTVLDSLIQRRDKPDGATYIGSGKVLELQEIVDSTGADTVICDGELSPSQLRNLEERLNIKVVDRTALILDIFAQHARSKEGKAQVELAQLNYMLPRLRGWGDALSRQRGGRVAAGAGIGSRGPGETKLEIDKRRIYKKIALLKDELAAMQVVRDTKRSQRQANSVSAVTITGYTNAGKSSLLNSITDAGVLVEDALFATLDPTTRKHRTSDGRVYTLTDTVGFVRHLPHQLVESFRSTLEEIADSDLMLHVIDGTAERPEDQVSAVREVLESIDAGHVPELLIVNKIDSADEVSLARLRHLLPDAIFVSAWTGEGMDALRERIGAMLPNPAIEIDVLLPFAQGALAGRIHSEGTVLSQEHTEAGTRVQARVQPNLAGLLERYAAVALDR, from the coding sequence ATGCCCGCGCGGGATCCGTCTCAGTCGCGCTTCGACGAAGGTACCCAGGGCGACAAAGACCTATCCGACCGAGCTGCGCGGCGACGGATACAGAGCTTGTCTACCGAGCTTGAGGACATCACCGAGGTCGAATACCGCAAGATCCAACTCGAAAGAGTGGTACTGGTGGGAGTATGGGCCGGCGGCACCACCGCTGAGGCGGAAGCTTCGATGGCTGAACTGGCTCGACTCGCCGAAACCGCGGGTTCCACCGTCCTTGACTCATTGATCCAGCGCCGCGATAAGCCCGATGGCGCAACCTATATCGGCTCAGGCAAGGTTCTCGAACTCCAGGAAATTGTGGATTCCACCGGTGCCGACACTGTAATTTGCGATGGTGAGCTCTCACCCAGTCAACTTCGAAATTTGGAGGAGCGACTCAATATCAAAGTCGTGGACCGCACAGCGCTCATCTTGGATATTTTCGCCCAGCATGCGCGCAGCAAGGAAGGCAAAGCTCAAGTGGAGCTTGCTCAGCTCAACTACATGTTGCCGCGACTTCGCGGCTGGGGGGACGCGCTGTCCCGTCAGCGAGGAGGCCGGGTTGCTGCCGGTGCGGGAATCGGATCCCGAGGACCGGGTGAAACGAAGTTGGAGATTGACAAGCGTCGTATCTACAAAAAAATCGCTTTGCTGAAGGACGAACTCGCTGCCATGCAGGTGGTGCGCGATACGAAGCGCTCGCAGCGGCAGGCGAACTCTGTCTCCGCAGTAACGATCACCGGGTATACCAACGCCGGCAAGTCATCATTGCTCAATAGCATCACCGATGCGGGTGTCCTCGTAGAAGACGCACTATTTGCCACTTTGGACCCCACCACCAGAAAACATCGCACCTCTGATGGGCGGGTTTACACCCTCACGGATACCGTGGGGTTTGTCCGGCACCTTCCGCACCAATTGGTGGAGTCGTTCCGTTCCACTCTGGAAGAAATCGCTGACTCCGACCTGATGCTGCACGTTATTGATGGCACCGCAGAAAGGCCCGAGGACCAAGTGAGCGCAGTGCGCGAGGTCCTAGAGTCCATCGACGCCGGCCATGTCCCGGAGTTGTTGATCGTTAACAAAATTGATAGCGCGGACGAAGTCTCTCTCGCGCGTTTGCGTCACCTTTTGCCGGACGCGATTTTCGTGTCGGCGTGGACGGGCGAGGGCATGGATGCCCTCCGAGAGCGAATCGGAGCAATGCTTCCGAATCCCGCCATCGAGATCGATGTGTTGCTGCCTTTCGCGCAAGGCGCCTTGGCTGGTCGCATCCACTCGGAGGGAACGGTCTTGAGCCAAGAACACACCGAAGCAGGCACCCGAGTGCAGGCCCGCGTGCAGCCCAACCTGGCTGGCCTGCTTGAGCGGTACGCTGCAGTAGCCCTGGATCGCTAA
- the miaA gene encoding tRNA (adenosine(37)-N6)-dimethylallyltransferase MiaA, with translation MTALSRLIVIAGPTGAGKSDLAVDVAEKLDGEIVNADALQLYRGMDIGTAKLPVAQRRGIPHHQLDVLDITEYATVAAYQRAARADVEDILRRGKTPILVGGSGLYLQSVVDDLEFPATDAHVRAGLEAELVEVGELALHARLAALDPVAATAIEPRNGRKVVRALEVISLTGRPFSATMPTRGELRYRGIWFCVDRDTAELDQRIERRVRAMVEQGLLEEVRGLEKVGLRQGITASRALGYQQMLDVLDGVLNLEQAMLDTMAGTRRYVRRQRSWFRRDTRQIWLRADSTGLLAQVITAVKAP, from the coding sequence ATGACGGCGCTGTCCCGGTTGATCGTCATTGCTGGTCCGACGGGAGCCGGGAAATCCGACCTCGCTGTAGACGTGGCCGAAAAGCTCGATGGCGAGATCGTCAACGCCGACGCCCTCCAGCTTTACCGCGGAATGGACATCGGGACAGCAAAACTCCCCGTTGCGCAGCGCCGCGGCATTCCACACCACCAACTCGACGTGCTTGACATCACCGAATACGCGACGGTAGCGGCGTACCAACGTGCGGCCCGCGCGGATGTAGAGGACATTTTGCGGCGCGGCAAAACCCCCATCCTGGTGGGCGGTTCCGGCCTCTACCTCCAATCCGTGGTCGACGACTTGGAGTTCCCGGCTACTGACGCACACGTACGCGCTGGCCTGGAGGCTGAGCTGGTCGAGGTGGGTGAGTTGGCCCTGCACGCCCGCTTAGCGGCGCTCGATCCCGTGGCCGCTACGGCGATTGAGCCTCGGAACGGCCGCAAGGTGGTGCGCGCATTGGAAGTGATCAGCTTGACCGGCCGCCCGTTTTCCGCCACCATGCCAACCCGCGGCGAATTGAGGTACCGGGGAATCTGGTTCTGTGTGGATCGCGACACTGCTGAGCTGGACCAACGAATTGAGCGCAGGGTCCGCGCGATGGTCGAACAGGGGCTGCTGGAAGAAGTGCGAGGTCTGGAGAAAGTCGGTCTGCGGCAAGGCATTACCGCCTCTAGGGCGCTCGGGTACCAACAAATGCTCGATGTGCTCGATGGAGTCCTGAATCTGGAACAGGCGATGCTCGACACAATGGCGGGCACCCGCCGCTACGTACGCCGTCAGCGCAGCTGGTTCCGAAGGGACACGCGGCAAATTTGGTTGCGTGCCGACTCGACCGGTCTCCTCGCGCAGGTGATCACCGCTGTGAAGGCTCCTTAA
- the dapF gene encoding diaminopimelate epimerase, which translates to MSTRAEVGLTNASSAGNAPSAGVPFLKGHGTENDFVLLPDPSGLLQISEAQVRAVCDRHAGIGADGIVHIAPGADGAFFMDYRNADGSLAEMCGNGARVFARFLVDNRWLPAGEFSFGTRGGTRRAIVPDAGDVTISMGPVTLGVASRVRASLLSGQNLEFPGTAVDVGNPHLVAITDWDITQLDLTRAPSYDQQVFPSGVNIEFVNIRGVDAVQMRVFERGVGETRACGTGTVAVAVAYLAASGRTEGLIVVGVLGGQVHVRIEAGEAYLTGPAVIMSSGFIDREWWDLHR; encoded by the coding sequence ATGAGTACGCGCGCAGAAGTCGGGCTGACTAACGCATCTTCCGCAGGTAACGCACCTTCGGCAGGTGTCCCGTTCCTCAAAGGCCACGGCACTGAAAACGACTTCGTGCTGCTCCCCGACCCGAGCGGCTTACTCCAGATCAGCGAAGCGCAAGTGCGGGCGGTATGCGACAGGCACGCCGGAATTGGCGCTGATGGCATTGTGCACATCGCGCCCGGAGCAGACGGCGCCTTTTTTATGGACTATCGCAACGCCGACGGCTCGCTGGCCGAGATGTGTGGCAATGGGGCCCGGGTGTTCGCTCGGTTTTTGGTGGACAACAGGTGGCTCCCAGCGGGTGAGTTCAGCTTCGGCACTCGCGGCGGAACTCGGCGCGCGATCGTTCCGGACGCCGGTGATGTGACGATCAGTATGGGACCGGTAACTCTGGGCGTGGCCTCACGGGTGCGGGCAAGTCTGCTCTCGGGTCAGAACCTGGAGTTCCCTGGCACTGCCGTGGACGTCGGAAATCCGCACTTGGTCGCGATCACCGATTGGGACATTACACAGCTGGATCTCACCCGAGCACCCTCGTACGACCAGCAGGTATTTCCGTCAGGTGTGAACATAGAGTTCGTCAACATCCGTGGCGTCGATGCGGTCCAGATGCGGGTTTTTGAGCGTGGGGTGGGTGAGACTAGGGCCTGCGGCACGGGAACGGTCGCCGTTGCCGTTGCCTATTTAGCCGCGTCGGGGCGGACCGAGGGCCTTATCGTCGTCGGGGTGCTGGGCGGCCAGGTGCACGTACGGATCGAGGCCGGCGAGGCGTACTTGACAGGCCCCGCCGTTATTATGTCGTCGGGGTTTATAGATCGTGAATGGTGGGATTTGCATCGCTGA
- a CDS encoding DUF349 domain-containing protein produces MTEEISSVSTGSTSVASDVTETEQAAMPAADQPGEESVEHALAAEAAAETQPIPEKESEPAETAPATADAVRAAATPSAGRPNPGPRPSPIPRPSAGRGPHKSAVPVAPVEPLIETSDPTLWGRVDEAGTVFVRTATGEREVGSWQAGEPEAGLTHYGRRYDDFVTEISLLEKRLATKSGDPKATRTQAQQLRETVDTLAAVGDLDSAAARLETVIAAAETAVTHAAADRASAKAAAVATKEALCVEAEELAESAQWKSTGDRLKTIVDEWRAIRGIDRKTDDVLWKRFARARDTFTRRRGSHFAEMDKERGAAKDSKELLIVKAEALSDSTEWGETAGAYRELMVQWKASGRAPREIEDALWDRFRAAQEKFFARRLQTFAERDSEFEANAVVKEALLLDAEKIDPAADLDAAKAALRSIQDRWEAAGKVPRERIRDLDSRLRAVEEKVKGAEESMWRKTDPETTARLAQFRTRYETFAAQAAKATAAGDTRRAKEASAQAAQWLEWLQAAEGAVE; encoded by the coding sequence ATGACCGAGGAAATCTCGTCCGTATCGACCGGTTCCACATCAGTTGCTTCCGATGTGACTGAGACCGAGCAAGCGGCGATGCCCGCTGCGGATCAGCCTGGCGAAGAATCTGTTGAGCACGCCCTCGCAGCAGAAGCCGCTGCCGAAACGCAGCCTATTCCGGAGAAGGAATCCGAACCTGCGGAAACTGCCCCCGCAACGGCTGACGCTGTGCGAGCAGCGGCAACTCCCTCGGCTGGACGGCCGAACCCGGGCCCCCGTCCGTCCCCGATTCCCCGCCCCAGCGCTGGTCGCGGACCACATAAGTCCGCAGTTCCTGTGGCGCCTGTGGAACCCCTGATCGAGACCTCGGATCCGACCCTGTGGGGCCGCGTTGACGAGGCTGGCACCGTTTTCGTCCGCACTGCCACCGGTGAGCGTGAAGTAGGTAGCTGGCAGGCTGGCGAACCCGAAGCTGGACTCACCCATTACGGCCGCAGGTACGACGATTTCGTGACCGAAATCAGCCTGCTAGAAAAGCGGTTGGCCACCAAATCAGGTGATCCGAAAGCCACCCGGACCCAGGCTCAGCAATTGCGCGAAACCGTGGACACGCTGGCCGCAGTGGGCGACCTGGATTCCGCTGCAGCGCGGCTGGAGACTGTCATCGCCGCTGCCGAGACAGCGGTGACACATGCGGCGGCCGATCGCGCCAGCGCGAAGGCGGCGGCCGTCGCTACCAAAGAGGCGCTCTGCGTTGAAGCAGAAGAACTCGCAGAGTCGGCGCAATGGAAGAGCACAGGCGACAGACTTAAGACGATCGTGGACGAATGGCGAGCCATCCGCGGGATCGATCGCAAGACTGATGATGTGTTGTGGAAGCGTTTCGCCCGCGCCCGCGACACCTTCACCCGCCGGCGTGGATCCCACTTCGCAGAGATGGATAAGGAGCGAGGCGCAGCCAAGGACTCCAAGGAGCTGCTCATCGTGAAGGCGGAAGCTCTGTCCGACTCCACCGAGTGGGGCGAGACCGCGGGGGCATACCGCGAGCTGATGGTCCAATGGAAAGCTTCGGGTCGCGCTCCACGTGAAATTGAGGACGCGTTGTGGGATCGCTTCAGGGCCGCGCAGGAGAAGTTTTTTGCGCGTAGGTTGCAGACATTCGCCGAGCGTGACTCGGAGTTCGAAGCAAATGCCGTCGTCAAGGAAGCGCTTCTTCTCGACGCCGAGAAGATTGATCCCGCAGCGGATTTGGACGCAGCCAAAGCTGCTCTGCGCAGTATTCAAGACCGATGGGAAGCAGCGGGCAAGGTGCCGCGCGAACGTATCCGCGACCTCGATTCACGGCTTCGCGCAGTGGAAGAAAAGGTGAAGGGCGCGGAAGAGTCGATGTGGCGCAAGACAGACCCAGAGACGACCGCGCGACTGGCCCAGTTCCGCACCAGGTACGAAACCTTCGCAGCTCAGGCGGCGAAGGCAACTGCTGCGGGCGACACGCGCCGAGCCAAGGAAGCGTCCGCGCAGGCAGCCCAGTGGCTTGAATGGCTGCAGGCCGCGGAAGGCGCTGTGGAGTAA